From one Cyprinus carpio isolate SPL01 chromosome B3, ASM1834038v1, whole genome shotgun sequence genomic stretch:
- the LOC109056081 gene encoding interleukin-21 receptor-like isoform X1 — protein MSCQLHVRSCVCSGQVEVWKSVFLQFCTRIMTPTWIFCIFLAFSVQVKAASQGRICVTDYWHTISCSLKLPITSARNISYWLEAHSIIGNQDYSCQLQRVHEDHICNFTVDVGFRSFDKYTMTLHYLENGTGNSSLLDASFKPAKNIKTKTPFNLTLQYANGTYHFFWKSGYEKHTFRTALPIIYEFKYYKDGDPTSEVIVHPEKEMIQTEEMKLDPDTMYAVMVKSKVDDRQVYGGTWSDWSSTVKWKTAYRGEYCGSYCSIFTHISNISLNVKSKLIHPCFLLFFKSLIFVQDEPREVSKIAIGMFAMVGLLILFVSIPAAR, from the exons ATGTCTTGTCAGTTGCATGTGCGGAGTTGTGTGTGTTCTGGCCAAGTTGAAGTCTGGAAGAGCGTGTTCTTACAGTTTTGTACAAGAATAATGACCCCCACTtggattttctgcattttcttgGCTTTTTCAGTGCAGGTTAAAGCCGCTTCACAGG GGCGCATCTGTGTGACAGATTACTGGCATACCATCAGCTGCTCTTTAAAACTACCAATCACATCCGCTAGAAACATATCATACTGGCTGGAGGCTCATTCGATCATCGGTAACCA GGATTATAGCTGCCAACTTCAGCGAGTACATGAAGATCACATCTGCAATTTCACAGTAGATGTAGGCTTCAGGAGTTTTGATAAATATACTATGACACTTCACTATTTGGAAAATGGAACTGGGAATTCATCTCTGTTGGATGCTTCTTTTAAGCCAGCAAAGAATA TTAAAACAAAAACCCCATTTAATCTGACGTTACAATATGCAAATGGGACGTATCATTTCTTTTGGAAGAGTGGATATGAAAAACATACCTTCCGAACTGCTCTACCCATCATATATGAATTCAAGTACTACAAAGATGGAGATCCCACAAGT gaggTCATTGTTCACCCAGAAAAAGAAATGATTCAGACTGAGGAAATGAAGCTTGATCCGGACACTATGTACGCTGTGATGGTGAAGAGTAAGGTAGATGACAGACAGGTCTACGGTGGAAcgtggagcgactggagcagcaCTGTGAAATGGAAAACAGCATACAGAGGTGAATACTGTGGTAGCTACTGctctatatttacacacatttcaaatatatctCTTAACGTAAAATCAAAGTTGATCCATCCATGTTTTCTCTTATTCTTTAAGTCTCTGATTTTTGTACAAGATGAACCCAGGGAAGTCAGCAAGATTGCTATTGGAATGTTTGCAATGGTTGGACTTTTAATTCTGTTTGTATCCATTCCTGCTGCCAGGTAA
- the LOC109056081 gene encoding interleukin-21 receptor-like isoform X3, producing the protein MSCQLHVRSCVCSGQVEVWKSVFLQFCTRIMTPTWIFCIFLAFSVQVKAASQGRICVTDYWHTISCSLKLPITSARNISYWLEAHSIIGNQDYSCQLQRVHEDHICNFTVDVGFRSFDKYTMTLHYLENGTGNSSLLDASFKPAKNIKTKTPFNLTLQYANGTYHFFWKSGYEKHTFRTALPIIYEFKYYKDGDPTSEVIVHPEKEMIQTEEMKLDPDTMYAVMVKSKVDDRQVYGGTWSDWSSTVKWKTAYRVSDFCTR; encoded by the exons ATGTCTTGTCAGTTGCATGTGCGGAGTTGTGTGTGTTCTGGCCAAGTTGAAGTCTGGAAGAGCGTGTTCTTACAGTTTTGTACAAGAATAATGACCCCCACTtggattttctgcattttcttgGCTTTTTCAGTGCAGGTTAAAGCCGCTTCACAGG GGCGCATCTGTGTGACAGATTACTGGCATACCATCAGCTGCTCTTTAAAACTACCAATCACATCCGCTAGAAACATATCATACTGGCTGGAGGCTCATTCGATCATCGGTAACCA GGATTATAGCTGCCAACTTCAGCGAGTACATGAAGATCACATCTGCAATTTCACAGTAGATGTAGGCTTCAGGAGTTTTGATAAATATACTATGACACTTCACTATTTGGAAAATGGAACTGGGAATTCATCTCTGTTGGATGCTTCTTTTAAGCCAGCAAAGAATA TTAAAACAAAAACCCCATTTAATCTGACGTTACAATATGCAAATGGGACGTATCATTTCTTTTGGAAGAGTGGATATGAAAAACATACCTTCCGAACTGCTCTACCCATCATATATGAATTCAAGTACTACAAAGATGGAGATCCCACAAGT gaggTCATTGTTCACCCAGAAAAAGAAATGATTCAGACTGAGGAAATGAAGCTTGATCCGGACACTATGTACGCTGTGATGGTGAAGAGTAAGGTAGATGACAGACAGGTCTACGGTGGAAcgtggagcgactggagcagcaCTGTGAAATGGAAAACAGCATACAGAG TCTCTGATTTTTGTACAAGATGA
- the LOC109056081 gene encoding interleukin-21 receptor-like isoform X2, translating to MTPTWIFCIFLAFSVQVKAASQGRICVTDYWHTISCSLKLPITSARNISYWLEAHSIIGNQDYSCQLQRVHEDHICNFTVDVGFRSFDKYTMTLHYLENGTGNSSLLDASFKPAKNIKTKTPFNLTLQYANGTYHFFWKSGYEKHTFRTALPIIYEFKYYKDGDPTSEVIVHPEKEMIQTEEMKLDPDTMYAVMVKSKVDDRQVYGGTWSDWSSTVKWKTAYRGEYCGSYCSIFTHISNISLNVKSKLIHPCFLLFFKSLIFVQDEPREVSKIAIGMFAMVGLLILFVSIPAAR from the exons ATGACCCCCACTtggattttctgcattttcttgGCTTTTTCAGTGCAGGTTAAAGCCGCTTCACAGG GGCGCATCTGTGTGACAGATTACTGGCATACCATCAGCTGCTCTTTAAAACTACCAATCACATCCGCTAGAAACATATCATACTGGCTGGAGGCTCATTCGATCATCGGTAACCA GGATTATAGCTGCCAACTTCAGCGAGTACATGAAGATCACATCTGCAATTTCACAGTAGATGTAGGCTTCAGGAGTTTTGATAAATATACTATGACACTTCACTATTTGGAAAATGGAACTGGGAATTCATCTCTGTTGGATGCTTCTTTTAAGCCAGCAAAGAATA TTAAAACAAAAACCCCATTTAATCTGACGTTACAATATGCAAATGGGACGTATCATTTCTTTTGGAAGAGTGGATATGAAAAACATACCTTCCGAACTGCTCTACCCATCATATATGAATTCAAGTACTACAAAGATGGAGATCCCACAAGT gaggTCATTGTTCACCCAGAAAAAGAAATGATTCAGACTGAGGAAATGAAGCTTGATCCGGACACTATGTACGCTGTGATGGTGAAGAGTAAGGTAGATGACAGACAGGTCTACGGTGGAAcgtggagcgactggagcagcaCTGTGAAATGGAAAACAGCATACAGAGGTGAATACTGTGGTAGCTACTGctctatatttacacacatttcaaatatatctCTTAACGTAAAATCAAAGTTGATCCATCCATGTTTTCTCTTATTCTTTAAGTCTCTGATTTTTGTACAAGATGAACCCAGGGAAGTCAGCAAGATTGCTATTGGAATGTTTGCAATGGTTGGACTTTTAATTCTGTTTGTATCCATTCCTGCTGCCAGGTAA